A region of the Gemmatimonadaceae bacterium genome:
GGAGAGCGCGCCGCTCGTCGCGCCCAACCTGATCGATTCGGTCGCGCGATACACGTCCATCGACGTCGCGTCCACGGGAGTGACCGTGCCGCTCGACTCGCCGCGGCTGTTCGAGCATCCGCTCGTGTACCTCACCGGCCACTTGCCGTTTCGCCTGACGGAGGCGGAGCGCGCGAACGTTCGCGCGTTCACCGATCGTGGCGGAATGATCTTCATGGACGATCACAACCACGACGTCGGCGGGATCTTCCACAGGACGGCCACCGAGGAGATCGCGCGGACATGGTCGCCGCTGCGGCAGCTGCCCAACACGCACGGGCTGTACTCCGCGTTCTTCGAGTTCGACGACGGCCCGCCCACGACCAGCCACGAGCTGAACGGCTGGGGCGACAATCTCGTGCATCCGAACCTGAGCGCGGTCGTGCGCGACGGGCGGATCGTGGTGCTGTACAGCAACAAGGACTACAGCTCGGAGTGGAGCTACCATCCGGACAACAAGCGGTTCAGCTCCGTGAACAACACCAGGTTCGGTGTCAACATCATCGTGTATGCGCTCACGAGTTGAGTGGGCGCTGCGCGCCGTCGTGCTGGCGGCGCTGGTCCTCCTGCTCTGGAGGACGGCGCGGCCTCCGGAGCCCCCGGAAGCAGTGGTCATGGCGCGCGGCGCTCTGGATCGGGCGCTCGTCAACGCGACGCGCGAGCCCCTGGCGGCGCTTGCGCTCGACTTCGACAGCGTGCCCGATCGCGTGCACCGCGATTGGCTGGGAGCGATCCGCGCGGCGGGCACGAGCGTCACATGGAACGCGCGCGAGCTCACATCCGTCGCCATCGCCGCCGCGATGGTGCCCGAGCCGGAAGGTCGCATCAGGGTGGTGCTCGGCGGCCTGGACACCGTCGGCGTCGTGCTGTCGGACGCGCTCGGCGCCATCGATACGATCGGAGCCGCCGACGCGCCCGCGGCCAGGCTGTTGCGGACCGCCAGCGGAACTTTGTCTGCCGCGGCTCCAGGCGTGCGCGCCGCCGCGCCGGCCGTCACTCCGGTTCGAGTGCGCCGCCTGCTGCTGCTCGGCTCGGCGGGATGGGAATCCAAGTTCGCGATCGCCGCGCTGGAGGAGGCGGGTTGGACGGTCGACGCGCGCATCCGTGTCGCGCCGGGAGTAGAGACCAGGCAGGGCGCGGACATGTCATTGGACACCGCGCGCTACTCGGCCGTCGTCGCGCTCGACGGCGCGGCCGCGCCGAGCGCGGGCGCGATCGCGCGGTACGTGGCCGCGGGCGGGGGGGCGGTGTTGGCCGGAACCGCGACGCGGCTGCCCGCGCTCTCACGAATCACTCCCGCGAGTGCCAGCGCGCGGCGCGTCGCGGAGCCGCGATCCGGCCTTGTGCTCGGCGGCGTGAAGGGTGACGCGGTCGTATTGGAGTCGCGCGCTGATCTGCCGCTCATCGCCGCCCGCCGGTCGGGGACGGGGCGCGTGATCGCGAGCGGGTACGACGAGACCTGGAAGTGGCGAATGCAGCGCGCCGACGATGCGCCGGCGGCGCACCGCGAGTGGTGGACGGCGCTCGTGAGCGCGGTCGCGTACGCTCCGCCGCTCACGGCGGGGGATTCGCCCGGCGTCGGCGATCCGGCTCCGGTCGCGGCGCTGACCGCTGTGCTCGGGCCGCCGTCGGACCGTCCGCGGGGGTCGGCGGCGCCCGGCTCGCGACTGCCGCCCGCCTGGCTCCTGTTCGGCGTTCTGCTCGCCGCGCTGCTCGGCGAGACCGTGTCCCGTCGGTTGAGGGGGGCCGCCTGACGGTGCCTTGTCACGTGTTAAATTCCGGTCGGATTGATTGAACTCCCAGATCCCCTCGATGATGCCTTCCCGACAACGCGATAGATCGATTCAGGAGTACCGGACCTCGCTCGCGCCCGCGGCCACGCTCGCTGCCGCGAAGACTTTCTTCTCCCGCCGCAACAGCATCTACTCGGCGTTTCTCGAGCAGGAGAGCGAGCGGCACGTCACGCTGCGGGGCCAGGGCGGCGAGGAGATCGTGATCGGCGTCGCGGGGGACGCGTCGGGCACGCGCGTGACCGGCTCGTCGTATCTGTTCGATCAGCAGGTCGCGCGATTTTTCGCGACGCTGCCCCCGGCCGCGGCGCAGGAGCCGGCCGGTGCGGACGTGGCGGTAGAGGTGGCTCATCCATGACGGCTCCATTCGTAGTGCAGCTCCGGAGCCGGCCGGGCGTGAGCGTGCTGCCAGCGTCCGCCGATGAGAGCGAACAGGAAACGCTCCACCTGCGCGTGGAGATGCCGGAGGTGTGGGACGTCGCGCGCATCGACGC
Encoded here:
- a CDS encoding DUF4159 domain-containing protein, which gives rise to MSQFVFCTGEYASGDWESAPLVAPNLIDSVARYTSIDVASTGVTVPLDSPRLFEHPLVYLTGHLPFRLTEAERANVRAFTDRGGMIFMDDHNHDVGGIFHRTATEEIARTWSPLRQLPNTHGLYSAFFEFDDGPPTTSHELNGWGDNLVHPNLSAVVRDGRIVVLYSNKDYSSEWSYHPDNKRFSSVNNTRFGVNIIVYALTS